From the uncultured Trichococcus sp. genome, one window contains:
- a CDS encoding aminotransferase class I/II-fold pyridoxal phosphate-dependent enzyme, whose protein sequence is MHTFDTPLDRRGNGSKKWDKDYIQRRFKTSREDVYPLFIADMDFRQDEAVLQAFRVFVETGDFGYFDVQGSFYDAIQSWYKDKLGTPVEKEWIVPANGTIASMHFAADLVSKGKPIMMLTPVYGVFKDIATNFGGMVTVPLLKADGAYSIDFNRMQQEIVAQSVGTLLFCNPHNPSGRIWSFEELAAVVRICKKHGVTILSDEIHGELNLSEKPFVSLISFMDEYENIIVASSPNKTFNLSGLTASYVIIRNPELRQAYQRELARFHITINRSGMTFISAVYEHGRGWHNELIAYLKGNLDLVAECFDGLDLEWMRPDSSFLVWIKLNKVSDVDRFVVELAQQTGVLVETGSRFVADYGNHIRLNCATNSGFLRDALDKFRDFYMSYED, encoded by the coding sequence TTGCATACATTTGATACCCCTTTGGACCGGCGCGGGAACGGTTCGAAGAAATGGGATAAAGATTATATCCAGCGCCGTTTCAAAACTTCGCGGGAGGACGTTTATCCCCTTTTTATCGCCGATATGGATTTCCGTCAGGATGAGGCGGTGCTGCAGGCTTTCCGTGTATTCGTCGAGACCGGTGACTTCGGTTATTTCGATGTGCAGGGCAGCTTCTACGACGCTATCCAGTCCTGGTACAAGGATAAGCTGGGGACCCCGGTCGAAAAGGAATGGATCGTTCCCGCGAACGGGACCATCGCTTCCATGCATTTCGCGGCCGACCTTGTCAGCAAGGGCAAGCCGATCATGATGCTGACGCCGGTCTACGGCGTCTTCAAGGATATCGCGACGAATTTCGGTGGGATGGTGACCGTGCCGTTGCTTAAGGCGGATGGCGCCTATTCGATAGACTTCAATAGGATGCAACAGGAAATCGTGGCTCAATCTGTCGGGACACTGCTTTTCTGCAATCCGCATAATCCTTCCGGCCGGATCTGGTCATTCGAGGAGCTGGCGGCAGTCGTCCGCATCTGCAAAAAGCACGGTGTCACGATCCTTTCCGACGAGATCCATGGCGAACTGAACCTCTCGGAGAAACCGTTCGTTTCGCTGATTTCGTTCATGGATGAATACGAAAACATCATCGTGGCCAGTTCGCCGAACAAAACCTTCAACTTGTCGGGATTGACGGCCTCCTATGTGATCATCCGGAATCCCGAGTTGAGGCAGGCCTATCAGCGCGAACTGGCCCGCTTCCACATCACCATCAACCGCTCCGGCATGACCTTCATCTCAGCCGTCTACGAACATGGCCGCGGTTGGCACAACGAGCTGATCGCCTATCTCAAGGGAAACCTGGATCTGGTAGCGGAATGCTTTGACGGTCTCGATCTGGAATGGATGCGGCCTGACTCGAGCTTCTTGGTCTGGATCAAATTGAACAAAGTCAGCGATGTCGATCGCTTTGTTGTGGAGTTGGCGCAGCAGACGGGTGTCCTTGTGGAGACGGGAAGCCGTTTCGTGGCGGATTATGGGAACCATATCCGTTTGAATTGCGCCACCAACAGCGGATTCCTCAGGGATGCCCTCGATAAGTTCCGGGATTTCTATATGAGTTATGAAGACTGA
- a CDS encoding helix-turn-helix transcriptional regulator: MENHVKKFRTEKNLSQKELADYAGITRQTLSLIEKSEYNPSLKLCLNLCYALNKTLDDVFWIEHSEGETEDEKN, from the coding sequence GTGGAAAATCATGTGAAAAAATTCAGAACAGAGAAAAATCTTTCACAAAAGGAACTTGCAGACTATGCGGGGATTACAAGGCAAACCTTAAGTCTTATCGAAAAATCCGAGTACAACCCCTCACTCAAACTCTGCCTTAACCTTTGCTATGCTCTCAATAAAACATTGGATGACGTTTTTTGGATCGAACACTCGGAAGGAGAAACAGAAGATGAAAAAAATTAA
- a CDS encoding amino acid ABC transporter permease — protein MSGIQWQYIFNPELALDSLPYVLKGMGYTLGIALTSMVNGTLLGFFLALLQLSKLKPLRWLARLYISFMRGTPTLVILFLLYFGFPFIGIQFTAVTAAIIGFSMSSAAYSAEIIRSSLNSVNHGQWEAAYALGLKWSFIMRKVIVPQALRIAIPPMSNVLLDLIKGSSLAAMITVPEMFQNAKIVGGREFDYMTMYILVALIYWAVCSVFAVFQTRIEKKLSMYVE, from the coding sequence ATGTCAGGCATCCAATGGCAGTATATCTTTAATCCGGAATTGGCTCTCGACAGCCTCCCGTACGTCCTGAAAGGGATGGGCTATACACTTGGAATCGCGTTGACCAGCATGGTTAACGGCACGCTGCTTGGCTTTTTCCTTGCTCTCCTGCAGCTGTCCAAGTTGAAACCACTGCGCTGGCTGGCGCGGCTCTACATCTCCTTCATGAGGGGAACCCCGACTTTGGTCATTTTGTTCCTGCTCTACTTCGGCTTTCCGTTCATTGGCATCCAATTCACTGCCGTCACGGCGGCCATCATCGGTTTCAGCATGAGTTCGGCCGCCTACAGCGCGGAGATCATCCGCTCATCGCTGAATTCCGTCAATCACGGACAATGGGAAGCGGCTTATGCGTTGGGGCTGAAGTGGTCGTTCATCATGCGGAAAGTGATCGTGCCGCAAGCGCTGCGGATCGCCATTCCGCCGATGAGCAACGTGCTGTTGGATCTGATCAAAGGCTCGTCCTTGGCGGCGATGATCACCGTTCCGGAAATGTTCCAGAACGCCAAGATTGTCGGCGGCCGCGAGTTCGACTACATGACGATGTACATCCTGGTCGCGCTCATCTATTGGGCGGTCTGCAGCGTCTTCGCTGTGTTCCAGACACGCATCGAGAAGAAATTGTCTATGTATGTGGAATGA
- a CDS encoding transporter substrate-binding domain-containing protein, translating into MVKKKRVLFGGLTALLGFTLAACGSGETVDSSATDTAVLTDSETAWEKIEEAGVLKAATSGTLYPNSYHDKETDELTGYEVEILREIAERIGVEVEFTEMGVDGMLTSVNSGAVDVAAFGIDRNGENADKYNYTTPYKYSFGAMVVRESDNSGIETLEDLEGKIAAGAATTTYMKVARYFGAEEKIYDNATNDMYLSDVANGRTDVILNDYYAQKLATAALPDIPVKVHDIFYNPSETNFSIKKGNDELTEKFNEALDEMRADGTLAELSKQFYDGADVTVQIEYDFPVIDVSDVD; encoded by the coding sequence ATGGTAAAGAAAAAGAGAGTTTTATTTGGCGGTTTGACAGCATTACTAGGTTTTACTTTGGCGGCCTGCGGGAGCGGCGAAACGGTCGACAGCAGCGCTACTGATACAGCAGTGTTAACTGATTCAGAAACAGCATGGGAAAAGATCGAGGAAGCCGGCGTTTTGAAGGCAGCCACTTCCGGAACGCTCTACCCTAATTCTTATCACGACAAAGAAACCGACGAACTGACCGGTTACGAGGTGGAAATCCTCCGTGAAATCGCTGAGCGCATCGGCGTAGAAGTGGAATTCACGGAAATGGGCGTGGACGGCATGCTTACTTCCGTCAACAGCGGCGCAGTGGATGTTGCAGCATTCGGGATCGACCGCAATGGCGAAAATGCCGATAAATACAATTACACGACTCCTTACAAATATTCATTCGGAGCCATGGTTGTCCGTGAATCCGATAATTCCGGCATCGAAACGCTGGAAGATTTGGAAGGCAAAATCGCTGCCGGTGCGGCAACGACAACTTACATGAAAGTCGCGCGTTACTTCGGCGCGGAAGAAAAAATCTACGACAACGCGACAAACGATATGTACCTTTCGGACGTTGCGAACGGACGGACCGACGTTATCCTGAACGACTACTACGCACAAAAATTGGCGACTGCCGCTTTGCCGGATATCCCTGTAAAAGTGCATGATATTTTCTACAATCCATCCGAAACCAATTTCTCCATCAAAAAAGGCAATGACGAATTGACCGAGAAATTCAACGAAGCATTGGATGAAATGCGTGCTGACGGTACTTTAGCGGAATTGTCGAAACAGTTCTACGACGGCGCGGATGTAACCGTACAGATCGAATATGATTTCCCGGTCATCGACGTAAGCGACGTAGACTAG
- a CDS encoding metallophosphoesterase, with the protein MNIKNKSVLKTAVLAGAAAYLHLQNTWIQKTEYTIPVKNLAPENEGLKIVQISDLHLPKEKVDLNKLIGMTKEAEPDFIFLTGDQIQGDDLFDPSVAEKLFRKLTAIAPTYAITGNHDRHSPMFDIAVGLYKNTGIRFLDDEAISVLAKGRKPVVIMGLSDKSSAMQRITKDFLKKIRLRKDWQGQTRLLLAHRPEHFLKYHVDPEKSAEITFAGHAHGGQIRIPRLGGLFAPGQGRMPQHTEGVYLLPTDPEKKLVVSRGIGGSSFPFRINNRPELIVVTLTNGSVSDRQ; encoded by the coding sequence ATGAACATAAAAAACAAAAGCGTGCTGAAAACTGCTGTTTTGGCGGGCGCGGCGGCCTATCTGCATCTCCAAAACACTTGGATCCAGAAGACCGAGTACACGATTCCGGTCAAGAACCTTGCGCCGGAAAACGAAGGGCTGAAGATCGTCCAGATTTCCGATCTGCATCTGCCGAAAGAGAAAGTCGATCTGAACAAGCTGATCGGCATGACCAAAGAAGCGGAACCGGACTTCATTTTCCTGACCGGCGACCAGATCCAGGGGGACGATCTCTTTGACCCATCGGTGGCGGAAAAGCTGTTCCGGAAATTGACGGCGATCGCGCCGACTTATGCCATCACCGGGAACCATGACCGCCATTCGCCGATGTTCGACATTGCGGTGGGGCTGTATAAGAATACTGGTATCCGCTTTCTGGATGATGAAGCGATCAGTGTCCTGGCGAAAGGCCGGAAGCCTGTCGTGATCATGGGTTTGAGCGACAAAAGTTCGGCCATGCAGCGGATCACGAAAGACTTCCTGAAAAAAATTCGGCTCCGCAAAGATTGGCAGGGCCAGACGCGCCTGTTGCTGGCGCACCGGCCAGAACATTTCCTGAAGTACCATGTCGATCCGGAGAAATCAGCTGAGATAACGTTCGCCGGGCATGCGCACGGCGGACAGATCCGCATCCCCAGACTGGGCGGACTCTTCGCACCGGGGCAAGGGCGGATGCCGCAGCATACCGAAGGGGTCTATCTCTTGCCCACGGATCCGGAAAAGAAACTGGTCGTCAGCCGGGGCATCGGCGGGTCATCCTTCCCGTTCCGCATCAACAACCGTCCGGAATTGATCGTAGTGACTTTGACGAACGGCTCCGTTTCCGACAGACAGTAG
- a CDS encoding aldo/keto reductase, translating into MVKSAMDRMPLNDGFTIPGIGYGTWNVGNDEAEELVFMAIMRGFRLIDTGSMYGNEVGVGRGIHKAINAGISREDIFVVTKLGKDDMGYEKASDAIRASYDRLGLKYIDLFLIHFPNPDEGVTAATWKALEEAKDSGIVRSIGVSNFMRGDLKDLLGNSRIKPVVNQLEINPFNLMEEVDDFGYDNNIITMAYSPLAKGRVLDEGKILKFAEKYNKTPAQIVLKWAVQRDLIPIPKTKDADRMKENLDLFDFTLTDEELERITRIKKDSNFVKGHQDHNLGKRIGFDTHNIK; encoded by the coding sequence ATGGTAAAGAGCGCAATGGACAGAATGCCTTTGAATGACGGTTTTACAATCCCCGGTATTGGATACGGTACATGGAACGTGGGCAATGATGAAGCTGAGGAGTTAGTCTTCATGGCCATCATGCGCGGATTCCGCCTGATTGATACAGGCAGCATGTACGGAAACGAAGTCGGCGTAGGCCGCGGTATCCATAAAGCCATCAACGCAGGAATTTCCAGAGAAGATATTTTTGTCGTGACCAAACTCGGTAAAGACGACATGGGATATGAAAAAGCATCAGACGCTATCCGTGCCAGCTACGACCGTCTCGGACTGAAATACATCGACCTGTTCCTGATCCACTTCCCTAACCCTGACGAAGGCGTAACGGCAGCAACCTGGAAAGCGTTGGAGGAAGCCAAGGATTCCGGAATCGTCCGCAGCATCGGCGTCTCCAACTTCATGCGCGGAGACCTGAAGGACTTGCTGGGGAATTCCCGCATCAAACCAGTCGTGAACCAATTGGAAATCAATCCGTTCAATCTCATGGAGGAAGTGGACGATTTCGGCTACGACAACAACATCATAACGATGGCCTACAGCCCGTTGGCAAAGGGCAGAGTGCTGGATGAAGGCAAAATCCTGAAATTCGCTGAAAAATACAACAAAACGCCGGCGCAGATCGTATTGAAATGGGCTGTCCAGCGCGACCTCATTCCGATTCCGAAAACAAAGGATGCCGACCGCATGAAAGAAAATCTTGATCTGTTCGACTTCACCTTGACGGATGAGGAGTTGGAAAGAATCACCCGCATCAAGAAAGACAGCAACTTCGTGAAGGGGCACCAAGACCACAACCTCGGCAAACGGATCGGGTTCGACACCCACAACATCAAATGA
- a CDS encoding MarR family transcriptional regulator, whose product MKIDFLKKEIWDLMRTIQVSKDTVMCPVAKDYCITPLQLRILMEIKLSEDLSLNRLAKLMDMNNGNVSTICKKLEQQGYLTRERRADDERFITLKLSPKGEAILQKMEQDIESKYCLLMEGVSEERLEKIAAGIKELQLLIQEMNEQQRED is encoded by the coding sequence ATGAAAATTGATTTTTTGAAAAAAGAAATCTGGGATCTGATGCGGACCATCCAAGTTTCCAAGGATACCGTCATGTGCCCGGTCGCCAAAGACTATTGCATCACCCCGCTGCAATTGCGGATTCTGATGGAAATCAAGCTGAGCGAAGATCTGTCACTGAACCGTTTGGCGAAGCTGATGGATATGAACAACGGTAACGTCTCCACCATCTGCAAAAAGCTGGAACAGCAAGGCTATCTGACGCGGGAACGGCGCGCGGACGACGAGCGTTTCATCACGCTGAAACTGTCCCCAAAAGGCGAAGCAATCCTTCAGAAAATGGAGCAGGACATCGAAAGCAAATACTGCTTGCTGATGGAAGGCGTATCCGAAGAAAGGCTGGAAAAGATTGCAGCCGGCATCAAAGAATTGCAGCTTTTGATACAGGAAATGAACGAACAACAAAGAGAGGATTGA
- the ftsH gene encoding ATP-dependent zinc metalloprotease FtsH, producing the protein MADDKNKNNRKWNLNLNNENPDNRRRTAYYLLMALSILMFMNYFALPSYMNRSVEEVTYSTFLNQVSTGDVSEVKLEENQITFVATDDAGDKQVYMTGLIDDPTLVNRLEEADVTFSKDIPTEASPILSILVSWVLPLLLFWGLGSMLGKQLAKRMGGAAGGGGALSFGKSNAKVYVKAGDAKTFKDVAGQDEAKEALSEVVDYLHQPKKYQDIGAKNPKGILLVGPPGTGKTLLARAVAGEADVPFFSISGSEFVEMFVGRGAAKVRDLFKEANEKAPCIVFIDEIDTIGKKRDNGNFGGGNDEREQTLNQLLAEMDGFEANKGIILLAATNRPESLDAALLRPGRFDRRVPVELPDLAGREAILKVHATNYKMDPNIDYNTIARATSGASGAELANIINEGGLRAVREGRSAVTQSDLEESVETVIAGYQRKNAVISPKEKEIVSYHEIGHALVAAKQTESAPVHKITIIPRTSGALGYTMQIEEGEKSLMSKQELFNKIVTLAGGRAAEEIVFGSITTGASNDIEQMTRMARAMITRYGMSDTFDMMQIETQTNKYLGGDTSMNVSAGMAEQVDREVLDIIKQAHEKAIAILNENSEKLHELSRFLLVEETITGAEFMKILGE; encoded by the coding sequence ATGGCAGATGATAAAAACAAAAACAACCGCAAATGGAATTTGAATCTGAACAACGAAAACCCGGACAACCGCAGAAGAACAGCCTATTACTTGCTGATGGCGTTGAGCATCCTGATGTTCATGAACTATTTCGCGTTACCTAGCTACATGAACCGAAGCGTGGAGGAAGTGACGTACAGCACGTTCCTGAACCAAGTGTCGACGGGCGACGTATCCGAAGTCAAACTGGAAGAGAACCAAATCACCTTCGTCGCGACCGATGACGCGGGCGACAAACAGGTCTACATGACCGGCCTCATCGATGATCCGACACTCGTCAACCGTCTTGAGGAAGCCGATGTGACCTTCAGCAAGGACATCCCGACCGAAGCCTCCCCGATCCTTTCCATTTTAGTTTCCTGGGTCTTGCCGCTCCTGTTGTTCTGGGGATTGGGCAGCATGCTTGGGAAACAGCTGGCGAAACGGATGGGCGGCGCTGCCGGTGGCGGTGGTGCATTGTCATTCGGCAAATCGAACGCCAAAGTCTACGTGAAAGCAGGCGATGCCAAGACATTCAAGGATGTCGCCGGGCAGGACGAAGCTAAAGAAGCGCTCAGCGAAGTCGTCGATTACCTGCATCAACCGAAAAAATACCAGGACATCGGTGCGAAGAATCCGAAAGGCATCCTGCTGGTCGGACCTCCCGGAACCGGTAAAACCCTGTTGGCCCGCGCTGTCGCAGGCGAAGCCGATGTGCCGTTCTTCAGCATATCCGGTTCCGAATTCGTCGAAATGTTCGTCGGACGCGGCGCCGCTAAAGTCCGCGACCTCTTCAAAGAAGCCAACGAAAAAGCTCCCTGCATCGTCTTCATCGATGAGATCGATACGATCGGTAAAAAGCGTGATAACGGTAATTTCGGTGGGGGTAACGATGAGCGTGAGCAGACCTTGAACCAACTGCTGGCGGAAATGGACGGCTTCGAAGCCAACAAAGGCATCATCCTTCTGGCCGCCACCAACCGTCCGGAATCCCTTGACGCTGCCCTACTGCGTCCGGGCCGATTCGATCGTCGCGTACCGGTCGAACTGCCGGACCTCGCGGGACGCGAAGCCATCCTGAAAGTGCATGCGACAAACTACAAGATGGATCCAAATATCGATTACAACACGATTGCCCGCGCCACTTCCGGTGCTTCCGGTGCCGAACTGGCGAACATCATCAACGAAGGCGGTCTCCGCGCTGTCCGTGAAGGCCGCAGCGCCGTCACGCAAAGCGATCTGGAGGAGTCTGTTGAGACTGTCATTGCTGGGTACCAGCGCAAGAATGCGGTCATTTCACCGAAAGAAAAGGAAATCGTTTCTTACCATGAAATCGGCCATGCGCTGGTAGCGGCCAAACAGACGGAATCCGCGCCGGTCCACAAGATCACAATCATTCCGCGTACTTCCGGTGCTTTGGGCTACACGATGCAGATCGAGGAAGGCGAAAAATCGCTGATGTCAAAACAGGAATTGTTCAACAAAATCGTCACCTTGGCAGGCGGCCGCGCCGCCGAAGAGATCGTCTTCGGCAGCATCACGACCGGTGCCTCGAACGATATCGAGCAGATGACCCGGATGGCGCGCGCCATGATTACGCGCTACGGCATGAGCGACACGTTCGACATGATGCAGATTGAAACCCAGACGAATAAATATTTGGGCGGCGACACTTCCATGAATGTGTCCGCTGGGATGGCCGAGCAGGTCGACCGCGAAGTGCTGGACATCATCAAGCAGGCCCATGAGAAAGCCATCGCCATATTGAACGAAAACAGCGAGAAGCTGCATGAATTGTCCCGCTTCCTTTTGGTCGAAGAGACCATCACCGGTGCGGAGTTCATGAAGATACTAGGGGAATAA
- a CDS encoding methylated-DNA--[protein]-cysteine S-methyltransferase, translated as MITKKGLMTSMKAYKYIQTPLGKYLLAENGKGITFLEHVASELDPRIEKEIAAGEVVEADTPLLLEGERQLQEYFNGERQVFDLALDAAGTPFQLKVWEALRQIPYGETRSYKDIAIAVENPKGVRAIGMANNRNPISIITPCHRVIGTNGKLVGYAGGLHLKEYLLNHETKVANEQCH; from the coding sequence GTGATTACGAAAAAAGGACTGATGACCAGTATGAAAGCATATAAATATATCCAAACGCCGCTCGGGAAATACTTGCTGGCTGAAAACGGGAAGGGCATCACGTTTCTGGAGCATGTTGCATCGGAATTGGATCCGCGCATCGAAAAGGAAATCGCGGCCGGAGAAGTGGTTGAGGCGGACACACCATTGCTGCTGGAAGGGGAGCGCCAGCTTCAGGAGTACTTCAATGGTGAACGTCAGGTGTTCGATCTGGCCTTGGATGCAGCCGGTACGCCTTTCCAATTGAAAGTCTGGGAAGCTTTGCGTCAGATTCCTTACGGCGAGACGCGCAGCTACAAGGATATCGCCATCGCAGTCGAAAATCCCAAAGGTGTCCGCGCCATCGGCATGGCCAACAACCGTAACCCGATTTCCATCATCACCCCTTGCCACCGCGTCATCGGCACAAACGGGAAACTGGTGGGGTATGCCGGCGGATTGCATTTGAAGGAATATTTGCTGAATCATGAGACAAAGGTTGCGAACGAGCAATGTCATTAA
- a CDS encoding DUF1538 domain-containing protein: MGIFTEKLREVMQSVLPITLLVVLLHFTLTPLETIDLQRFLFGALLIIIGLSIFLFGVDIGITPIGKFLGKGLARSGSMKYVLGMGLVLGFFISIAEPDLHILATQVSEVTNGMYPKNLLLIVVSIGIAVLLTIGLFRIVYRYPLNKTFTFLYLAIFGLAYFSTNDLFAIAFDASGSTTGALTVPFMLALAVGVASLNRRTQSAEEDSFGLVGIASAGAILAVLILGLFVRSDEQLSGSIPSQSAVAANWLAPFLHELPKIAGEILLAVSPILIIFVLNHALFADEKLSKRAFRRIFLGMAYLFVGLVLFLTGVNAGFMEVGRKLGMLIAGMDSSIPVLIVGFVLGVLVILAEPAVYVLTHQIEDVTTGYVKRGIVLGFLSVGVGLAVLLSVVRVLVPWLQLWHYLVPGYLIILALSYKVPKLFVGIAFDAGGVASGPMTATFILAFIQGVAEITPDANVLLEGFGMIAMVAMMPIISLQLLGAIYQRNSIKEGL; the protein is encoded by the coding sequence ATGGGTATATTTACTGAAAAATTAAGGGAAGTCATGCAGTCTGTGCTGCCGATCACGCTGCTTGTCGTCCTGCTCCACTTTACATTGACACCACTCGAAACAATCGATCTGCAGCGGTTCCTGTTCGGGGCGCTTTTGATCATCATCGGCCTGTCCATCTTTCTGTTCGGCGTGGACATCGGCATCACACCGATCGGGAAATTCCTCGGGAAAGGCTTGGCCCGCAGCGGTAGCATGAAATACGTGCTGGGAATGGGGCTTGTGCTCGGCTTTTTCATCTCGATTGCGGAACCGGATCTGCATATTTTAGCGACGCAGGTTTCCGAGGTCACAAACGGCATGTATCCGAAAAACCTGCTCTTGATCGTCGTTTCTATCGGCATCGCCGTGCTGCTGACGATCGGCCTGTTCCGGATCGTTTACCGTTATCCGCTGAACAAGACGTTCACTTTCCTCTACCTCGCCATCTTCGGCTTGGCCTACTTCAGCACCAACGACCTGTTCGCCATCGCATTTGATGCCTCGGGATCGACGACCGGTGCTTTGACCGTGCCCTTCATGTTGGCGCTGGCGGTCGGGGTCGCATCCTTGAATCGGCGGACGCAATCAGCTGAGGAAGACAGTTTCGGACTGGTCGGGATCGCATCAGCTGGCGCCATTTTGGCCGTACTGATTCTGGGCTTGTTCGTCCGTTCTGACGAACAACTTTCGGGCTCGATTCCCTCCCAAAGCGCGGTCGCCGCGAATTGGTTAGCGCCATTCCTGCACGAGTTGCCGAAAATAGCGGGTGAAATCCTGTTGGCCGTTTCGCCGATTCTAATTATTTTTGTGCTCAACCATGCCTTATTCGCAGATGAAAAACTCTCGAAGCGAGCTTTCCGCCGTATTTTCTTGGGGATGGCTTATCTCTTTGTCGGGCTTGTCCTTTTCCTGACCGGTGTGAATGCCGGATTCATGGAAGTCGGACGCAAACTCGGCATGCTGATCGCGGGGATGGACAGCTCCATTCCGGTCCTCATCGTCGGTTTTGTGCTGGGGGTATTGGTCATTTTGGCGGAACCTGCGGTATATGTGTTGACGCATCAAATAGAAGATGTTACAACAGGGTATGTAAAGCGCGGTATCGTCCTGGGTTTCTTGTCCGTCGGTGTCGGGCTCGCCGTCCTCTTATCGGTCGTGCGTGTGCTCGTCCCTTGGCTGCAGCTGTGGCATTATCTCGTCCCCGGCTATCTGATCATCCTCGCCCTCTCCTACAAAGTCCCTAAGCTGTTCGTAGGGATCGCTTTTGATGCGGGCGGCGTCGCTTCAGGCCCGATGACGGCCACTTTCATCCTGGCGTTCATCCAGGGTGTTGCGGAAATCACACCGGATGCCAATGTGCTCTTGGAAGGTTTCGGGATGATTGCGATGGTGGCGATGATGCCGATCATTTCGCTGCAATTGCTGGGCGCCATCTACCAGCGCAACAGTATAAAGGAGGGGCTCTGA
- a CDS encoding DNA-3-methyladenine glycosylase, translating into MNFYYDEEAIRYLKAKDPILADIIDRIGPIERPIDADLFSALVNNIVGQQISMKAQETVWKRMLAAFGAITPENLFRASVEEIQQCGLSTRKATYIREAAEKVLSGECDLEALKDMSDEAVIAELSQLRGIGKWTAEMLLIFSMGRQDVLSWDDLAIHRGLRMVYHHRKITKPLFQKYKRRYAPYGSIASLYLWEVSVGILPDLKDYAPLTEAEKKKRLKQRQELRRAEKPIL; encoded by the coding sequence ATGAATTTTTATTATGATGAAGAAGCGATCCGCTATCTGAAGGCCAAAGATCCGATTCTGGCGGATATCATCGACCGGATCGGGCCCATCGAAAGGCCGATTGATGCGGATCTGTTTTCGGCGCTCGTCAACAATATCGTCGGCCAGCAAATTTCGATGAAGGCCCAAGAGACTGTCTGGAAAAGAATGCTCGCCGCTTTCGGCGCGATCACCCCGGAGAATCTTTTCCGAGCAAGCGTCGAAGAAATCCAGCAGTGCGGCTTGTCGACCCGCAAAGCGACCTACATCCGTGAGGCAGCCGAAAAAGTCCTTTCCGGCGAATGCGATCTCGAGGCGCTGAAGGACATGAGCGACGAAGCGGTCATCGCCGAGCTGTCGCAACTGCGCGGCATCGGCAAATGGACAGCCGAAATGCTGCTGATCTTTTCGATGGGCCGCCAGGATGTTTTGAGCTGGGACGACCTCGCCATCCATCGCGGCTTGCGGATGGTGTACCATCACCGCAAAATCACGAAGCCATTGTTCCAGAAATACAAGCGGCGTTACGCGCCATACGGTTCGATTGCGAGCCTGTATCTTTGGGAAGTGTCCGTCGGCATTCTGCCGGATCTGAAGGACTATGCGCCGCTGACGGAAGCCGAAAAAAAGAAACGCCTGAAGCAGCGCCAAGAGCTGAGACGGGCGGAAAAGCCAATCCTATAA